A single genomic interval of Oryzomonas sagensis harbors:
- a CDS encoding ATP-binding protein yields MKNTIDIEIVVPNQTRYLSMIGKIGENVVRELDRFKGDREALAHHLNVVLTEAMVNAIKHANAADPSKEIQIRISVSDQEICIKVYDSGQGFDLTSVPDPKFEADQLGEKGRGIFIIRSLMDSVEYKKADGGNVLEMKKSLG; encoded by the coding sequence ATGAAGAACACCATCGACATAGAGATCGTTGTTCCCAACCAGACCCGTTACCTGAGCATGATCGGCAAAATCGGCGAAAATGTGGTGCGGGAGCTGGACCGCTTCAAAGGGGACCGGGAGGCCTTGGCGCACCACCTCAACGTGGTGCTGACCGAGGCCATGGTAAACGCCATCAAACACGCCAATGCCGCCGACCCCAGCAAGGAAATCCAGATACGCATCAGCGTCTCCGATCAGGAGATCTGCATCAAGGTCTACGACAGCGGGCAGGGTTTCGACCTCACGAGCGTACCCGATCCCAAGTTTGAAGCGGACCAGCTCGGCGAAAAGGGGCGCGGCATCTTCATCATCCGCTCTTTGATGGATTCCGTGGAGTACAAAAAGGCCGACGGAGGCAATGTCCTGGAGATGAAAAAATCCCTTGGCTAA
- the cybH gene encoding Ni/Fe-hydrogenase, b-type cytochrome subunit, whose translation MSEQCKFKNYIWELPVRWCHWINVICIVVLSVTGFFIGTPFSFGRSASDFTMGWIRFIHFAAAYLFAVSVISRVIWSFIGNKYSGWKEFFPLATARGRHKLLRMLRYYLLIDKDVPETVGHNPLATTAYIALFCIYSTMILTGFALYAEHAPASPMHRALGFMYALFSDQGMRLTHHFGMWLIVGFVINHIYSAWLMDIKEHGSEISSMFCGYKFTVKKED comes from the coding sequence ATGAGCGAACAGTGCAAATTCAAGAACTACATCTGGGAATTGCCGGTGCGCTGGTGCCACTGGATCAACGTGATCTGCATCGTCGTGCTGTCGGTGACCGGCTTCTTCATCGGCACCCCCTTCTCGTTCGGCCGTTCGGCATCCGATTTTACGATGGGCTGGATTCGTTTCATCCATTTTGCCGCGGCCTACCTGTTTGCCGTCAGCGTGATCTCCCGGGTGATCTGGTCGTTCATCGGCAACAAGTACTCGGGGTGGAAAGAGTTTTTCCCGCTCGCCACCGCCAGGGGGCGTCATAAATTGCTCAGGATGCTGCGCTACTACCTGCTGATCGACAAGGATGTGCCCGAGACCGTTGGACACAACCCCCTGGCGACCACCGCCTATATCGCCCTGTTCTGCATCTACTCCACCATGATCCTGACCGGCTTTGCGTTGTATGCCGAACACGCCCCCGCCTCGCCGATGCACCGGGCGCTCGGTTTCATGTATGCCCTGTTCAGCGACCAGGGGATGCGGCTCACCCATCATTTCGGCATGTGGCTGATCGTCGGTTTCGTCATCAACCATATCTACAGCGCCTGGTTGATGGACATCAAGGAGCACGGCAGCGAGATTTCCAGCATGTTCTGCGGTTACAAGTTCACGGTGAAGAAAGAGGATTAG
- a CDS encoding STAS domain-containing protein, whose protein sequence is MQLKIEENGAVRVIYVKEERLDAHNSDELKAELNRLFDNGAKDLLIDLKEVRFIDSSGLGVLVSGFKNASARQGSLKLSALQSQVKSMFELTRLHRVFDIFPTVDDALESY, encoded by the coding sequence ATGCAGTTGAAAATCGAAGAGAACGGAGCCGTCAGGGTCATCTACGTAAAGGAGGAACGCCTTGACGCCCACAACTCCGACGAGCTCAAGGCCGAACTGAACCGGCTGTTCGATAACGGGGCCAAAGACCTGTTGATCGACCTCAAGGAGGTACGTTTCATCGACAGTTCCGGGTTGGGGGTGCTGGTATCAGGATTCAAGAATGCATCCGCGCGCCAGGGGAGCCTCAAGCTTTCCGCGCTCCAGAGCCAGGTCAAGTCGATGTTCGAACTGACCCGCCTGCACCGGGTATTCGACATATTCCCGACGGTGGACGATGCGCTGGAGAGCTACTGA
- the ppk1 gene encoding polyphosphate kinase 1, with product MAVEETPAAPEFDLNDSEWYLNRELTWLEFNQRVLHEAEDSRTPLLERLKFIAIVSSNLDEFFMKRIGGLKQQIGAGMRELTLDGRTPHQQVQECHLVIRSLEARKDQLFRHLCSLLEEKGIAVESYNELTAKEKKTLREHYYTNIFPLLTPQSIDPAHPFPFISNLSLNLLVTLRYPRAREVSLARVKVPVGLGTPRFIRVGKGDHFVCLEDVMMNNLDTLFPGMSIVSCEIFRVTRNANTERDEEEADDLMAMIESELKERKFAPIVRLEIGAGMDPVHRGRLAAELELDEENDVFEVPGLLALRDLFELAGLDYARLHDQPHYPIEHPQLQATRNIFHIIRDCGSILLQHPYESFSTSVERFLREAATDPKVRGIKMTLYRTSIQGRIIDSLVLAAQNGKQVAVVVELKARFDEAANIRLAERMEEAGIHVTYGVVGLKTHCKVILVVRQDYNGLRRYVHIGTGNYHAETARIYSDLGLLTCDQTIGQDVTELFNYLTTGFMAKRNYQKIVPAPRMLKKALLAGIEREIESHRQKGGGLIQFKMNALEDGDIVKALYRASQAGVKVDLVVRDTCRLRPGIPGLSENIRVMSVVGRFLEHSRLYYFRNGGADDYFIASADAMKRNLEARVEVLCPVESPELTKELRAIFDIHLSDQRSVWDMHPDGSYTQRVPAAESPHLGSHHLMIERASKRLRESLKQKKKTKPKN from the coding sequence GTGGCCGTTGAGGAAACTCCGGCTGCTCCCGAATTCGATCTGAACGACAGCGAGTGGTATCTCAACCGGGAGTTGACGTGGCTGGAATTTAACCAGCGGGTACTGCACGAAGCCGAGGACAGCCGGACGCCCCTGCTCGAGCGCCTGAAGTTCATCGCCATTGTCAGTTCAAATCTGGACGAATTTTTCATGAAGCGCATCGGTGGCCTTAAGCAGCAGATCGGCGCCGGCATGCGGGAGCTGACCCTGGATGGCCGTACACCGCACCAGCAGGTTCAGGAGTGCCACCTTGTCATTCGCAGTCTTGAGGCCCGCAAGGATCAGCTTTTCCGCCACCTCTGCTCCCTGCTGGAGGAAAAGGGCATCGCCGTAGAATCCTACAACGAACTTACCGCCAAGGAAAAGAAGACATTGCGGGAGCACTACTATACCAACATCTTTCCCCTGCTGACCCCCCAGTCCATCGACCCGGCCCACCCATTCCCGTTCATTTCCAACCTGTCCCTCAACCTGCTGGTGACCCTGCGCTACCCCAGGGCGCGGGAGGTGTCCCTGGCGCGGGTCAAGGTGCCGGTCGGCCTGGGAACACCCCGTTTTATAAGGGTGGGGAAGGGGGACCATTTCGTCTGCCTGGAAGACGTGATGATGAACAACCTGGACACGCTCTTTCCCGGCATGAGTATCGTGAGCTGCGAAATCTTCCGCGTGACCCGCAATGCCAATACCGAACGGGATGAGGAGGAAGCCGACGATCTGATGGCTATGATCGAGTCCGAATTGAAGGAGCGGAAGTTCGCCCCGATTGTGCGCCTGGAGATCGGCGCCGGCATGGATCCGGTCCATCGCGGTCGCCTGGCGGCCGAGTTGGAGCTGGACGAAGAAAACGACGTCTTCGAGGTGCCCGGTCTTCTGGCCCTGCGCGACCTGTTCGAACTCGCTGGCCTCGATTATGCCCGGCTGCACGACCAGCCCCATTACCCCATCGAACACCCCCAGTTGCAGGCGACGCGCAACATCTTCCATATCATCCGCGACTGCGGCTCCATCCTGCTGCAACACCCCTACGAGTCGTTCTCCACATCGGTGGAGCGCTTCCTGCGGGAAGCGGCCACCGACCCCAAGGTACGCGGCATCAAGATGACCCTCTACCGCACCTCCATCCAGGGACGCATCATCGATTCCCTGGTGCTGGCCGCCCAGAACGGCAAACAGGTGGCGGTGGTGGTGGAACTCAAGGCCCGCTTCGACGAGGCGGCCAATATCCGCCTGGCGGAACGGATGGAAGAGGCCGGTATCCATGTGACCTACGGCGTCGTTGGCCTCAAGACCCATTGCAAGGTGATTCTGGTGGTGCGTCAGGACTATAACGGGCTGCGGCGGTATGTGCACATCGGCACCGGAAATTACCATGCCGAGACGGCGCGCATCTACAGCGACCTGGGACTGTTGACCTGCGATCAGACGATCGGCCAGGACGTGACGGAGTTGTTCAACTACCTGACCACCGGTTTCATGGCGAAACGTAACTACCAGAAGATCGTACCGGCGCCCCGGATGCTCAAAAAGGCGCTCCTGGCGGGGATTGAACGGGAGATCGAGTCGCACCGCCAAAAAGGGGGCGGGCTGATCCAGTTCAAGATGAACGCCCTGGAAGATGGCGATATCGTCAAGGCGCTCTACCGGGCGTCCCAGGCAGGGGTGAAGGTCGACCTGGTGGTGCGCGACACCTGCCGGCTGCGCCCCGGCATTCCCGGGCTTTCGGAGAATATTAGGGTTATGAGCGTCGTCGGGCGCTTCCTGGAACACTCGCGTCTCTACTATTTCAGAAACGGCGGCGCGGATGACTATTTCATCGCTTCGGCAGACGCCATGAAACGCAATCTTGAAGCGCGTGTAGAGGTCCTCTGTCCGGTCGAGTCACCGGAGTTGACCAAGGAGTTGCGGGCCATCTTCGATATTCATCTTTCCGACCAACGCTCGGTCTGGGACATGCACCCGGATGGTAGTTACACCCAGCGCGTGCCTGCTGCGGAATCGCCCCACCTGGGCAGTCACCACCTGATGATCGAGCGGGCCTCCAAGCGTCTCAGGGAATCGCTCAAACAAAAGAAAAAGACCAAACCCAAAAACTGA
- a CDS encoding HyaD/HybD family hydrogenase maturation endopeptidase, with amino-acid sequence MILHDGQAQAPAILVLGIGNLVMCDDGVGVRVVQELQKRYRFPPQVEIMDGGTLGLDLLPMLEGIGRLLVVDAVETGGKPGTLVRLSGKELPIALQTKVSPHQMGLKDLLAVAELLGHAPREMVLVGIQPASIEMGAELSQNITAQLEKMIGNVLTELNEWGVEARPF; translated from the coding sequence ATGATTTTGCATGACGGTCAAGCCCAAGCCCCAGCTATCCTGGTGCTCGGCATCGGCAATCTGGTGATGTGCGACGACGGGGTAGGCGTGCGGGTGGTCCAGGAACTCCAGAAACGCTACCGCTTCCCGCCCCAAGTGGAGATCATGGACGGGGGCACCCTGGGGTTGGATCTTTTGCCCATGCTGGAAGGGATCGGGCGGCTCTTGGTGGTGGATGCGGTCGAAACGGGGGGCAAACCGGGAACGCTGGTGCGGCTGTCGGGCAAGGAGTTGCCGATTGCTCTGCAAACCAAGGTTTCTCCTCACCAGATGGGGCTCAAGGATCTTCTCGCCGTGGCGGAGTTGCTGGGGCATGCTCCCCGTGAGATGGTACTGGTCGGGATTCAGCCCGCCAGTATCGAGATGGGAGCGGAACTCTCCCAAAACATTACTGCACAACTTGAAAAAATGATTGGCAACGTGCTGACGGAATTGAATGAATGGGGCGTTGAGGCGCGTCCTTTTTAG
- a CDS encoding hydrogenase small subunit — protein sequence MKFCSAMTAAMALPVTFAPKVAQALDEVKRPPLVWLEFQDCAGDTEALLRSANPTVGEIVLDILSVDYHETIMAAAGHQAEAALEKTIADYRGKYLCVVEGSIPMRDGGVYGCVGGKSHLERARQVCGGALATIAVGTCASFGGIPAAVPNPTGAVGVKEAVPGATVINLPGCPVNADNLTATVVHYLVFGKIPALDGHGRPLFAYGKRIHDNCERRPHFDAGQYVEQWGDDGHRKGFCLYRMGCKGPATFHNCPTQRYNDKTSWPVGSGHGCAGCSEPAFWDTMGPLYKRLPHVPGFGIEQTADKIGIGLAAGAATAFAVHGALNAIRRDKEPSDENREG from the coding sequence TTGAAATTCTGTTCCGCCATGACCGCTGCCATGGCCCTGCCGGTCACCTTCGCCCCCAAAGTTGCCCAGGCCCTGGACGAGGTCAAGCGCCCGCCGCTGGTCTGGCTGGAGTTTCAGGATTGCGCCGGGGATACGGAGGCGCTGCTGCGCTCCGCCAACCCGACCGTGGGGGAGATCGTCCTCGATATCCTCTCCGTCGACTACCATGAGACCATCATGGCCGCCGCCGGGCACCAGGCGGAAGCCGCCCTGGAAAAAACCATTGCCGACTACAGGGGCAAGTACCTTTGCGTCGTCGAGGGATCGATCCCCATGAGGGACGGCGGCGTCTATGGCTGTGTGGGCGGCAAGTCGCACCTTGAGCGGGCGCGCCAGGTCTGCGGCGGCGCCCTGGCAACCATCGCGGTGGGCACCTGCGCATCCTTCGGCGGCATCCCGGCTGCCGTGCCCAACCCCACCGGGGCCGTCGGCGTCAAAGAGGCGGTTCCCGGCGCAACGGTCATCAACCTGCCCGGCTGTCCGGTCAATGCCGACAACCTGACCGCCACCGTGGTCCACTATCTGGTATTCGGCAAGATCCCGGCCCTGGACGGCCACGGCCGGCCGCTGTTCGCCTATGGCAAACGCATCCACGACAACTGCGAGCGCCGCCCCCATTTCGATGCCGGCCAGTACGTGGAGCAGTGGGGCGACGACGGCCACCGCAAGGGGTTCTGCCTCTACCGGATGGGCTGCAAGGGGCCGGCCACGTTCCACAATTGTCCCACTCAACGCTACAACGACAAGACTAGCTGGCCGGTGGGGAGCGGCCACGGCTGCGCCGGGTGCTCGGAGCCGGCCTTCTGGGACACCATGGGCCCCCTGTACAAACGTCTGCCCCACGTGCCCGGTTTCGGTATCGAGCAGACCGCCGACAAGATCGGCATCGGGCTCGCGGCCGGCGCCGCAACGGCCTTTGCCGTCCACGGCGCACTGAACGCCATAAGGAGAGATAAGGAACCCAGCGACGAAAACAGGGAGGGATAG
- a CDS encoding ATP-dependent helicase: MKRLNTPQQQAVNHTEGALLILAGAGSGKTQVITSRIVHLLKDKRIPADNILAVTFTNKAAREMKERVGAMAGRMADGIIISTFHSLGVRILRRDIRALGFKPNFSIYSTSDQAGVLRQAMRERDIDPKQCDPDLMLWKISGLKNRLITPAEFKPAHDDKLELATAAVYPRYQELLKGFNAIDFDDIIMLSVRLLQSNAAILGHWQERFRYIMVDEYQDTNASQYLLISLLAQKHGNICVVGDDDQSIYGWRGAEVQNILNFGDDYPGCRVIKLEQNYRSTSSILDAANSVIRNNPVRTDKALWTAGGQGRGIDLIVAADEEEEAARVADSMMLEQFRGKLPWSDFAVLYRSNAQSRAFEEKLRLERIPYIVVGGQQFYERKEVKDAVAYLRVIDNPGDEASLLRIINFPRRGIGDNTLLHLNQWSLAHNVPLFEALGRVAEIADISESSKKAVGAFHRMMTEVIAGFGRTDLGAQVNALFNRLRIEDELYRTLNDASQARKRIENIEQVVNSLAIFEAQTPRATLSAFLERISLMDEEKSEDDKEHGHDAVTLMSLHSSKGLEFNHVYLVGLEEELLPHKRSIEEDPACAEERRLCYVGITRARQHLTISRCRTRRKYGSIEERKPSRFLAEIPEHLLLDASTDGGEAAEGEPVDLAAAFFAQMLGE, encoded by the coding sequence ATGAAACGACTCAACACTCCGCAGCAACAGGCTGTCAACCACACCGAGGGCGCCCTGCTGATCCTGGCCGGGGCCGGTTCCGGAAAGACCCAGGTCATCACAAGCCGCATCGTTCACCTGCTCAAGGATAAGCGCATCCCCGCCGACAACATCCTGGCGGTGACCTTCACCAACAAGGCCGCCCGGGAGATGAAGGAGCGCGTCGGCGCCATGGCCGGCAGAATGGCGGACGGGATCATCATCTCTACCTTCCATTCCCTGGGGGTGCGCATCCTGCGCCGCGATATCCGGGCGCTGGGCTTCAAGCCCAACTTTTCGATCTACTCCACGTCGGACCAGGCCGGCGTACTGCGGCAGGCCATGCGGGAGCGGGACATCGACCCGAAGCAATGCGACCCGGACCTGATGCTCTGGAAGATCTCCGGCCTCAAAAACCGTCTCATCACCCCTGCCGAATTCAAACCGGCCCACGACGACAAGCTCGAACTGGCCACGGCCGCAGTCTACCCTCGCTACCAGGAACTGCTCAAGGGGTTCAACGCCATCGATTTCGACGACATTATCATGCTTTCGGTCAGGCTGCTGCAATCCAACGCCGCTATCCTGGGGCACTGGCAGGAGCGTTTCCGCTACATCATGGTGGATGAGTATCAGGATACCAACGCCTCACAGTACCTGCTGATCTCGCTTCTGGCTCAGAAACACGGCAACATCTGCGTGGTGGGGGACGACGACCAGTCCATCTACGGCTGGCGCGGGGCCGAGGTGCAGAACATCCTCAATTTCGGAGACGACTATCCGGGCTGCCGGGTGATCAAGCTGGAGCAGAACTACCGTTCCACCAGCTCGATCCTGGATGCGGCCAACAGCGTCATCAGGAACAACCCGGTCCGTACCGACAAGGCCCTCTGGACGGCCGGCGGCCAGGGGCGCGGGATCGACCTGATCGTTGCGGCCGACGAAGAGGAAGAGGCCGCCAGGGTGGCTGACAGCATGATGCTGGAGCAGTTCCGCGGCAAACTCCCGTGGTCCGATTTTGCCGTACTCTACCGATCCAACGCCCAGAGCCGGGCCTTCGAGGAAAAATTGCGCCTGGAGCGCATCCCCTATATCGTGGTGGGGGGACAGCAGTTCTACGAACGCAAGGAGGTCAAAGACGCCGTGGCCTACCTGCGGGTCATCGACAACCCGGGCGACGAGGCATCCCTGCTGCGCATCATCAACTTCCCCCGCCGGGGCATCGGCGACAACACCCTTTTGCACCTCAACCAGTGGTCCCTGGCGCACAACGTTCCCCTGTTCGAGGCCTTGGGCCGGGTGGCGGAGATCGCCGACATCTCGGAGTCGTCGAAAAAAGCGGTAGGGGCCTTCCACCGGATGATGACGGAGGTTATTGCCGGTTTCGGCCGCACCGACCTGGGGGCCCAGGTCAACGCCCTTTTCAACCGCCTGCGCATCGAGGACGAATTGTACCGCACCCTGAACGACGCTTCCCAGGCCCGCAAGCGGATCGAGAATATCGAACAGGTGGTCAACTCCCTGGCCATATTCGAGGCCCAAACCCCCAGGGCCACCCTGTCGGCGTTTCTCGAGAGGATCTCGCTGATGGACGAGGAAAAATCGGAGGACGACAAGGAGCACGGCCACGACGCCGTCACACTCATGTCGCTGCACTCCAGCAAAGGGCTGGAATTCAACCATGTTTACCTGGTGGGGTTGGAGGAGGAATTGCTCCCCCACAAGCGTTCCATTGAGGAGGACCCGGCCTGTGCCGAGGAACGGCGGCTGTGCTACGTGGGCATCACCCGCGCCCGCCAGCACCTGACCATCTCCCGCTGCCGGACCCGCAGGAAGTACGGCAGCATCGAAGAACGCAAGCCGAGCCGTTTTTTGGCAGAGATACCGGAGCACCTGCTGCTTGATGCGTCAACCGATGGCGGCGAGGCCGCGGAGGGGGAACCGGTGGATCTGGCGGCAGCCTTCTTTGCCCAGATGCTGGGGGAGTGA
- a CDS encoding macro domain-containing protein has product MREIHGNIWDYQKTAIVAITTNGEVAKNGKAVMGRGVAAQAARLFPWFPGRLGACIAEDGNHVHHLGGNLVSFPVEQSPYAVPDLGLIEQSARELAALADTAGWKMIVVPRPGCGGGGLSWHDVRPLLERYFDDRFLVITAG; this is encoded by the coding sequence ATGCGTGAGATCCACGGCAATATCTGGGATTATCAAAAAACCGCCATTGTTGCCATTACTACCAACGGGGAGGTGGCGAAAAACGGCAAGGCTGTCATGGGACGAGGGGTGGCTGCCCAGGCTGCGCGGCTCTTTCCCTGGTTTCCCGGAAGGCTTGGCGCCTGCATCGCAGAGGACGGCAACCATGTGCATCACCTGGGCGGCAATTTGGTGAGTTTCCCGGTGGAGCAGTCGCCCTATGCCGTCCCCGACCTGGGGTTGATCGAACAGTCCGCCCGTGAATTGGCCGCGCTTGCCGATACGGCTGGTTGGAAGATGATCGTGGTGCCGCGACCCGGTTGCGGGGGAGGGGGGCTGTCATGGCATGATGTGCGTCCGCTGCTGGAACGTTATTTCGATGACCGGTTCCTGGTGATCACGGCGGGGTAA
- a CDS encoding nickel-dependent hydrogenase large subunit, with amino-acid sequence MAKIVVDPITRIEGHLRIEAEIDNGRITDAWSSSTMFRGIEKILQGRDPRDAWFWTQRFCGVCTTVHSIASIRAVEDALRIKIPPNAQLIRNIIIGIQNVQDHVIHFYHLHALDWVDVTSALKADPAGTSALAASLSDWPNNSPTYFKSVQDRLKAFVASGRLGPFANAYWGHPAYKLPPEANLMATAHYLEALEWQKDVIRIHAILGSKNPHPQTFLVGGMSIPIDPDSQNALNADKLMEIKRLLKKAQDFVEKVYIPDLLAVASFYKEWAAIGGGVGNFLCYGEFPDAAGNQWLPQGAILGKDISQVLPVDQKKVAEYVDHSWFEYKNGPEKGLHPWDGESEARYSGPKPPYEYLDTDKKYSWVKAPRYDEKAMEVGPLARVLVAYASGHKEAKAAVDMVLNKLGVGPEALFSTLGRTGARGIDCLLVARQTPKWLDELIANIAKGDYRIHANEKWDPGEWPAEASGYGWHEAPRGALGHWIKIRDQKILNYQAVVPSTWNASPRDARGQRGPYEAALIGTPVADPAKPLEILRTVHSFDPCLACAVHVVDTAGNEVIRVKVS; translated from the coding sequence ATGGCCAAGATAGTGGTTGACCCGATTACCAGGATTGAAGGACATCTGCGCATCGAGGCCGAGATCGATAACGGCAGGATCACCGATGCCTGGAGTTCCAGCACCATGTTCCGTGGCATCGAGAAGATCCTCCAGGGGCGCGACCCGCGGGATGCCTGGTTCTGGACCCAGCGTTTCTGCGGCGTCTGCACTACCGTGCATTCCATCGCCTCCATCCGGGCCGTGGAGGATGCGCTCAGGATCAAAATCCCGCCCAACGCCCAGTTGATCAGGAATATCATCATCGGCATCCAGAATGTGCAGGATCACGTTATCCATTTCTATCACCTGCACGCCCTGGACTGGGTGGACGTGACCTCGGCCCTCAAGGCCGACCCGGCCGGGACTTCTGCCCTGGCCGCCTCTCTCTCCGACTGGCCCAACAACTCCCCGACCTACTTCAAATCGGTGCAGGACAGGCTCAAAGCCTTCGTGGCATCGGGGCGACTCGGTCCGTTCGCCAACGCCTACTGGGGCCATCCGGCCTACAAGCTCCCCCCCGAGGCGAACCTGATGGCGACGGCCCACTATCTGGAGGCCCTGGAGTGGCAGAAGGACGTTATCAGGATTCACGCCATCCTGGGGAGCAAGAATCCCCATCCCCAGACCTTTCTGGTGGGCGGCATGTCGATCCCCATCGATCCCGACTCCCAGAACGCCCTCAACGCCGACAAGCTGATGGAGATCAAACGCCTGCTGAAGAAGGCGCAGGACTTCGTGGAAAAGGTCTATATCCCGGACCTTCTGGCGGTCGCCTCTTTCTACAAGGAGTGGGCCGCTATCGGCGGCGGGGTGGGCAATTTCCTCTGCTACGGCGAATTCCCCGATGCGGCCGGCAACCAGTGGTTGCCCCAGGGCGCCATCCTGGGCAAGGACATCTCCCAGGTGCTGCCGGTGGACCAGAAAAAGGTGGCCGAGTACGTGGACCACTCCTGGTTCGAGTACAAGAACGGCCCGGAAAAGGGACTCCATCCCTGGGACGGCGAATCCGAGGCGCGCTACAGCGGCCCCAAGCCCCCCTACGAATACCTGGATACGGACAAAAAGTACTCCTGGGTCAAGGCGCCCCGCTACGATGAAAAGGCCATGGAGGTAGGACCCTTGGCCCGGGTGCTGGTAGCGTATGCCTCCGGCCACAAGGAGGCCAAGGCGGCGGTGGATATGGTGTTGAACAAGCTGGGAGTCGGCCCCGAGGCGCTCTTTTCCACCCTGGGGAGGACCGGCGCCCGCGGCATCGATTGCCTGCTGGTCGCCCGCCAGACTCCGAAATGGCTGGACGAGCTGATCGCCAATATCGCCAAGGGCGATTACCGCATCCACGCCAACGAGAAGTGGGACCCCGGCGAATGGCCCGCCGAGGCCAGCGGCTACGGTTGGCACGAGGCGCCGCGCGGCGCCCTGGGGCACTGGATCAAGATCAGGGACCAGAAGATCCTCAACTACCAGGCGGTTGTCCCCTCCACCTGGAACGCGTCCCCCCGGGATGCCCGGGGGCAGCGCGGCCCCTACGAGGCGGCCCTGATCGGAACACCAGTGGCCGACCCCGCCAAACCGCTGGAGATCCTGCGCACCGTCCACTCCTTTGACCCGTGCCTGGCCTGCGCCGTTCATGTGGTGGATACCGCCGGAAATGAAGTGATCAGAGTGAAGGTTTCCTAG
- a CDS encoding DUF4410 domain-containing protein encodes MKKVSLLVVFLLCGAFTVFARDTLPSPDVLGKESIFTSERLSAYDTIVVKAFATEGAELANLDDEEKKIVEEIKPTLVKNLKESLVKYLKKEGKFKNVLAGGTPKGKAIIVEGKFTKFNGGIGAAKFFLGWMAPESGKTNISVSGRLVDAKTGKELATFSDTRSGGEGGGLGRIRGVMPIQATDEGEEIANFIHKLY; translated from the coding sequence ATGAAAAAAGTTTCTTTGCTTGTCGTTTTTTTGCTGTGCGGCGCATTCACGGTGTTTGCCAGGGATACGCTGCCCAGTCCCGATGTTTTGGGCAAGGAATCTATTTTTACCAGCGAGCGCCTGTCCGCCTACGACACGATAGTCGTCAAGGCCTTTGCCACCGAGGGGGCTGAATTGGCCAATCTCGACGACGAGGAAAAGAAGATCGTGGAGGAAATCAAGCCGACCCTCGTAAAGAACCTGAAAGAAAGCCTTGTCAAGTACCTGAAAAAGGAAGGGAAGTTCAAAAACGTGCTTGCCGGCGGCACGCCAAAGGGCAAGGCCATAATCGTGGAGGGTAAATTTACCAAGTTCAACGGCGGCATCGGTGCGGCCAAGTTTTTCCTGGGATGGATGGCCCCGGAGAGCGGCAAGACCAATATCTCGGTCTCGGGCCGTCTGGTTGACGCCAAAACCGGCAAGGAACTGGCAACCTTCAGCGATACCCGCTCCGGCGGCGAGGGGGGCGGATTGGGCCGCATCAGGGGGGTCATGCCGATCCAGGCAACGGACGAGGGTGAGGAAATCGCCAACTTCATCCACAAACTCTACTGA